The following proteins are co-located in the Doryrhamphus excisus isolate RoL2022-K1 chromosome 15, RoL_Dexc_1.0, whole genome shotgun sequence genome:
- the dhps gene encoding deoxyhypusine synthase has translation MAEHAPSVALEAVLKTTSDLPEDLPKIRGYDFNQGLDLQAVLKSYLTTGFQASSLGLAIQEINRMIEKRLEPIPAEENECKASGDAPRRPGCTIFLGYTSNLISSGVRESIRYLVEHKMVDVIVTTAGGIEEDLIKCLAHTYLGDFSLPGKELRLRGINRIGNLLVPNDNYCKFEDWLIPILDQMLLEQNTQGACWTPSKMIHRLGKEINNTDSVYYWAYKNNIPVFSPALTDGSLGDMIYFHSYKSPGLVLDIVEDIRRLNTQAVHANKTGMIILGGGLVKHHIANANLMRNGADYSVYVNTGQEFDGSDSGARPDEAVSWGKIRTDAKPVKVYADASLVFPLIVAETFALHADKLIAGKNME, from the exons ATGGCAGAACACGCCCCCTCTGTAGCCCTCGAGGCTGTGCTGAAAACCACCAGCGACTTACCTGAGGACTTACCGAAAATTAGAGGCTACGACTTCAACCAGGGACTTGATCTCCAGGCTGTGCTGAAGTCCTACCTCACCACAGGCTTCCAGGCCAGCAGCCTCGGTTTGGCCATCCAAGAAATCAACCGCATG ATCGAGAAGCGCCTCGAGCCAATTCCAGCAgaggaaaatgaatgtaaaGCATCAGGTGATGCACCTCGCCGACCAGGCTGTACTATATTCCTGGGATACACTTCAAACCTGATTAGCTCTGGAGTCAGGGAGAGCATTCGATACCTGGTAGAACACAAAATG GTGGATGTGATTGTGACCACAGCAGGTGGCATCGAGGAGGACTTGATCAAGTGTCTGGCTCACACATACCTTGGAGATTTCAGCCTCCCTGGCAAGGAGCTTCGCCTAAGAGGTATCAACAG GATTGGCAACCTACTGGTGCCCAATGATAACTACTGTAAATTTGAAGACTGGCTCATACCCATCTTGGACCAGATGCTGTTGGAGCAGAACACACAG GGTGCATGTTGGACACCTTCTAAAATGATCCACCGGCTTGGCAAGGAGATCAATAATACTGACTCAGTCTACTACTGGGCGTACAAG AATAACATCCCAGTATTCAGTCCCGCGTTGACAGATGGCTCCCTTGGTGATATGATATACTTCCACTCCTATAAGAGCCCCGGCCTTGTACTGGACATCGTGGAAG ATATACGAAGGTTGAACACCCAGGCGGTACATGCCAACAAAACAGGAATGATCATCCTGGGTGGTGGGTTGGTCAAGCATCATATAGCCAATGCCAATCTCATG agaaATGGTGCCGATTACAGTGTGTACGTCAACACAGGCCAGGAGTTTGACGGCTCAGACTCTGGCGCCCGGCCCGACGAGGCTGTGTCCTGGGGCAAGATCAGAACAGACGCCAAACCTGTGAAG